One window of Bacteroidota bacterium genomic DNA carries:
- a CDS encoding transposase → MAERVNGILKDEFDIAEGFINHIQAVKEINYAINTYNSFRPHFSCEMMTPDQAHANGKYELKKWGGRRKYNKAKSAETERLF, encoded by the coding sequence ATTGCTGAACGTGTGAATGGAATCCTAAAAGACGAATTTGATATTGCTGAAGGTTTTATTAATCACATTCAGGCTGTGAAAGAAATTAACTACGCGATTAACACGTATAACAGCTTTAGGCCGCACTTCAGCTGCGAAATGATGACACCTGACCAAGCTCACGCAAATGGTAAATACGAGCTTAAAAAATGGGGAGGTCGCAGAAAATACAACAAAGCTAAAAGCGCAGAAACGGAAAGGTTATTCTGA
- a CDS encoding helix-turn-helix domain-containing protein, whose translation MKKYTSFGEHLRTLRENSGQTLKTVSDQISIDTSLLAKIERSERQPTKQLIKQVAVFFQVDEKELQNEFLSDQIAYKIIDEEADLNILRVAEKKISYLKTKKNVN comes from the coding sequence ATGAAAAAATACACATCTTTTGGCGAACATCTCAGAACACTGCGTGAAAATTCAGGGCAGACTTTAAAAACTGTTTCTGACCAAATCAGTATTGACACTTCTCTACTAGCTAAAATTGAACGGAGCGAAAGACAACCTACAAAACAGCTTATAAAACAAGTTGCTGTTTTTTTTCAAGTAGACGAGAAGGAATTACAGAATGAATTTCTAAGTGACCAAATTGCCTACAAAATTATTGACGAGGAAGCAGACTTAAATATTTTAAGGGTTGCTGAAAAGAAAATTTCATATTTAAAAACAAAAAAAAATGTTAACTAA
- a CDS encoding ribose-5-phosphate isomerase, with product MPRLVYKVYVIELPKRVFTEDYKFRNANPQFNGVLECLYVGMTSKTPEERLKQHKTGYRNKKGHKLSANIVERYGGYLRPSLYNHINLQPMTRQEALLQEEKLAWDLRRKGYAVWFN from the coding sequence ATGCCACGATTAGTATATAAGGTTTATGTTATTGAACTTCCAAAGCGAGTCTTTACCGAGGATTATAAATTTCGAAATGCGAATCCGCAGTTTAATGGCGTGCTTGAATGTCTTTATGTTGGTATGACAAGTAAAACGCCAGAAGAAAGACTCAAACAGCATAAAACTGGATATCGAAATAAGAAAGGTCATAAACTCTCAGCCAATATTGTAGAGCGATATGGTGGCTATTTACGCCCAAGTCTATATAATCACATTAATTTGCAACCAATGACAAGACAGGAGGCATTATTACAAGAAGAAAAACTTGCTTGGGACTTGAGAAGAAAAGGATATGCTGTATGGTTTAATTAG
- a CDS encoding T9SS type A sorting domain-containing protein, with protein sequence MGTNTYHKIFKYGYISSTNCPSQGNYYTKYYLGALRQDTIQKKVYYYPSTSSNEELLYDFNLTIGDTLPISFNMGQQDTVYSIDSVLIGNSYRKRFILKSINNTFPPPDTSYAIIEGVGSTFGLLSTMDISSESGSVLICFADNGQYYPANSNCLLSVNVSEINNQPINVTIVPNPFYVETILQTDKSLSKATLAIYNSLGQKVKQLENMNGQTNILRRENLVSGLYYYQILVDNNILKTDKFLILDE encoded by the coding sequence TTGGGAACGAATACATATCATAAAATCTTTAAATATGGCTATATAAGTAGTACCAACTGTCCTTCACAGGGTAATTATTATACAAAATATTATTTAGGTGCCTTAAGACAAGACACAATACAAAAGAAGGTTTACTATTATCCATCAACAAGTAGTAATGAAGAATTACTTTATGATTTTAATTTAACTATTGGCGACACTCTTCCAATCTCATTTAATATGGGACAACAAGACACTGTTTACAGTATTGACTCTGTGCTTATTGGAAATAGCTATCGTAAAAGATTTATTCTAAAATCAATAAATAATACTTTTCCTCCACCAGACACAAGCTATGCGATTATTGAAGGAGTTGGAAGTACATTTGGTTTGTTGAGCACAATGGACATTTCATCTGAATCTGGTTCTGTACTTATTTGTTTTGCAGACAACGGACAATATTATCCTGCAAACTCTAATTGCCTATTATCCGTAAATGTTTCTGAAATAAACAATCAACCCATTAATGTTACAATCGTTCCCAATCCTTTTTACGTGGAGACTATATTGCAGACTGACAAATCTCTATCCAAAGCCACTCTTGCAATTTATAATTCCTTGGGTCAGAAAGTTAAACAACTGGAAAATATGAACGGGCAGACAAATATTTTGCGCCGAGAAAATTTAGTTAGTGGGTTATATTACTATCAAATTTTGGTAGACAATAATATATTGAAAACTGACAAATTTCTAATCCTGGATGAATGA
- a CDS encoding DDE-type integrase/transposase/recombinase: MSDITYIKTETKFEYLNLITDYYSKRIVGYYLSDNLKTEGTLKALEMAIKSRKYPNRKLIHHSDRGFQYCSPIYTQMLIENKIKISMTGILILMKMQLLNV; this comes from the coding sequence GTGAGTGATATAACCTACATAAAAACAGAAACCAAGTTTGAATATTTAAATCTCATTACAGACTATTATTCAAAACGGATTGTGGGCTATTATCTTTCCGACAACTTAAAGACTGAAGGAACTTTAAAAGCGCTTGAAATGGCTATCAAATCCAGAAAATATCCTAATCGAAAACTCATTCATCACTCGGATAGAGGCTTTCAATACTGCTCCCCCATTTACACACAGATGCTCATTGAAAACAAGATAAAAATAAGTATGACAGGAATTCTGATCCTTATGAAAATGCAATTGCTGAACGTGTGA
- a CDS encoding HEAT repeat domain-containing protein, producing the protein MLTKEYIKDLKSNGNGAIGHLVKDYKDSGNLTFILENLGQLPKDFDGSFLPELLTHKNPSVRLWTVKTFGKLDKEEYLTTLKETALNDSDTTVRREAVSSIGRMRSKKGQDILFEILKDKDPKIISQAIRGLLVFKGEPVVDEQLKALINHENEMVRTVIYKEYFSEVKDKNSQPHTESFDYLKNIVVNGDNIEVMKLLKDESIHLTFTSPPYYNARDYSIYPSYKHYLEFLAEVFREVHRITKEGRFLIVNTSPIIIPRISRSHSSKRYPIPFDIHPYLMEMGWDFIDDIVWLKPEASVKNRIGGFMQHRKPLGYKPNSVTEYLMVYRKNTEKLLDWNIREYDWNTILESKVADGYETTNVWRIDPCFDKVHSAVFPVELCKRVIQYYSYKGDLVFDPFGGSGTMGKTAKKLDRYFLLTEKDETYFEYMQSKKTKEMFDTFDTKFLTHDKFKDTIK; encoded by the coding sequence ATGTTAACTAAAGAATATATTAAAGACCTAAAGAGCAACGGAAACGGTGCAATTGGACATCTTGTAAAAGACTACAAAGATAGTGGCAATTTGACATTCATTCTTGAAAATCTTGGGCAATTACCAAAAGACTTTGACGGTAGTTTCCTTCCTGAATTACTAACTCATAAAAACCCTTCCGTTCGTCTCTGGACAGTTAAAACTTTTGGCAAACTTGATAAAGAGGAGTATTTGACAACATTGAAAGAAACTGCACTTAATGATTCCGACACGACAGTCAGGCGTGAAGCGGTTTCTTCAATTGGTAGAATGAGAAGCAAAAAAGGGCAAGATATTCTTTTTGAAATCCTCAAGGACAAGGATCCCAAAATTATAAGTCAAGCAATACGTGGATTATTAGTATTTAAAGGTGAGCCAGTTGTAGACGAACAACTCAAGGCTCTAATAAATCATGAAAACGAAATGGTTAGAACCGTTATTTACAAAGAATATTTTTCAGAAGTAAAGGACAAAAATTCCCAACCGCATACCGAAAGTTTTGACTATTTAAAAAATATTGTTGTTAACGGTGACAACATTGAAGTTATGAAATTATTAAAAGATGAAAGTATTCATTTGACTTTTACCTCACCCCCTTACTACAATGCAAGAGATTATTCGATTTATCCAAGCTATAAGCATTACTTAGAATTTCTTGCCGAAGTTTTTAGAGAAGTGCACCGAATAACTAAAGAGGGGCGTTTTCTAATTGTAAATACATCACCCATTATTATTCCTAGAATTAGTCGTTCTCATAGTAGCAAACGTTATCCAATTCCTTTTGACATTCACCCATATTTAATGGAAATGGGTTGGGACTTTATTGATGACATCGTTTGGCTTAAGCCAGAAGCAAGCGTAAAAAATCGAATTGGCGGTTTTATGCAACATAGAAAACCATTAGGTTACAAACCGAATAGCGTAACCGAGTATTTAATGGTATATCGTAAAAACACAGAAAAACTTTTGGATTGGAATATTAGAGAATATGATTGGAATACTATTCTAGAAAGTAAAGTAGCTGATGGTTACGAAACAACTAATGTTTGGAGAATTGACCCCTGTTTTGATAAAGTTCATTCAGCGGTTTTTCCGGTAGAATTGTGTAAAAGAGTGATTCAATATTATTCTTACAAAGGTGATTTGGTTTTTGACCCATTCGGAGGAAGTGGAACTATGGGGAAAACAGCAAAAAAGTTAGACCGATATTTTTTATTGACTGAAAAAGACGAAACATACTTTGAATACATGCAATCTAAAAAAACAAAGGAAATGTTCGATACCTTTGATACCAAATTTTTAACTCACGATAAATTTAAGGATACAATAAAATGA
- a CDS encoding ribbon-helix-helix protein, CopG family has product MRNEIINIRIDTDMKKKLQVLADKDSRTLSDFIRLQLKKLTEKK; this is encoded by the coding sequence ATGAGAAATGAAATAATAAACATACGAATTGATACTGACATGAAGAAAAAACTTCAAGTTTTGGCTGATAAGGATAGTCGTACACTAAGCGATTTCATTAGACTTCAACTAAAAAAACTTACTGAAAAGAAATAA
- a CDS encoding ribose-5-phosphate isomerase, with amino-acid sequence MPRLVYKVYVIELPKRVFTEDYKFRNANPQFNGVLECLYVGMTSKTPEERLKQHKTGYRNKKGHKLSANIVERYGGYLRPSLYNHINLQPMTSQEALLQEEKLAWDLRRKGYAVWFN; translated from the coding sequence ATGCCACGATTAGTATATAAGGTTTATGTTATTGAACTTCCAAAGCGAGTCTTTACCGAGGATTATAAATTTCGAAATGCGAATCCGCAGTTTAATGGTGTGCTTGAGTGTCTTTATGTTGGTATGACAAGTAAAACGCCAGAGGAAAGACTCAAACAGCATAAAACAGGATATCGAAATAAGAAAGGTCATAAACTCTCAGCCAATATTGTAGAGCGGTATGGTGGTTATTTGCGCCCAAGTCTTTATAATCACATTAATTTGCAACCAATGACAAGTCAGGAGGCATTATTACAAGAAGAAAAACTTGCTTGGGACTTGAGAAGAAAAGGATATGCTGTATGGTTTAATTAG
- a CDS encoding nuclear transport factor 2 family protein, with amino-acid sequence MQKKFDDSKNIQEKIIELDKAGWEAWKNKNGGWFEQNTTANFVSISADGVSVKKDVINATISNCTVNSYELENIKFIMLSEKSALLTYKVHQDGTCNGVKLSSKIQVAANYIFQNDKWLEAFYMESKIE; translated from the coding sequence TTGCAAAAGAAATTTGATGACTCAAAAAATATTCAAGAAAAAATCATTGAACTTGACAAAGCTGGCTGGGAAGCTTGGAAGAATAAAAACGGCGGATGGTTTGAACAAAATACAACTGCCAACTTTGTTTCTATTAGTGCTGATGGTGTTAGCGTCAAGAAGGATGTAATTAATGCAACCATTTCTAATTGCACTGTAAATAGCTACGAATTAGAAAATATTAAATTTATCATGTTGTCAGAGAAATCTGCATTATTGACTTATAAAGTTCATCAAGATGGTACATGTAATGGTGTAAAGCTGAGTTCGAAAATTCAGGTTGCTGCAAATTACATTTTTCAAAATGACAAGTGGTTAGAAGCCTTTTACATGGAATCCAAAATTGAGTAA
- the blaOXA gene encoding class D beta-lactamase, whose translation MTTVKHTLLVFIILVYGLTACKHKQTTEIHNDFKKYYDQFNVEGSFVLYDRQADKYVFYNQNQYNQTFSPASTFKIFNSLIGLETGVINDKHFVIHWDSVARNPVWDKDHDLQTAFTNSTVWYYQELARRVGEQRMKYWLDKSNYGNTDTSGGIDQFWLTGGLRISPKQQIDFLKQLHDNQLPFSKRSVDIVKDIMITKDTLGYVIRAKTGWGGQDKKDIGWYVGYLETNDNVYYFTNCVQIESEKLNDVNRAISFDNSRKEIVYKIFEELKLTKH comes from the coding sequence ATGACTACAGTAAAACACACCCTTTTAGTATTCATTATATTAGTTTACGGACTGACAGCCTGTAAGCATAAACAAACAACTGAAATTCATAATGACTTTAAAAAGTATTACGACCAATTCAACGTTGAGGGTTCTTTCGTGCTTTACGACAGGCAAGCAGACAAGTATGTTTTTTACAACCAAAACCAATACAACCAGACTTTTTCTCCTGCTTCAACATTTAAAATTTTTAATTCACTTATCGGACTAGAGACAGGAGTAATAAATGACAAGCACTTTGTGATTCATTGGGACAGTGTAGCAAGAAATCCAGTATGGGATAAAGACCACGATTTGCAGACTGCATTCACTAATTCTACCGTTTGGTATTATCAAGAGCTTGCAAGGCGTGTTGGTGAACAGAGAATGAAATATTGGCTTGACAAATCTAATTACGGCAATACAGATACTTCAGGTGGCATTGACCAGTTTTGGTTGACTGGCGGACTTCGTATCTCACCAAAACAACAAATTGACTTTCTAAAACAACTTCACGACAATCAACTTCCTTTTTCCAAGCGTTCAGTAGATATTGTTAAAGATATAATGATTACAAAAGACACATTAGGCTATGTAATAAGAGCAAAAACTGGCTGGGGTGGACAAGACAAAAAAGATATTGGTTGGTATGTAGGTTATCTTGAAACAAATGACAATGTTTATTATTTCACTAATTGTGTTCAAATAGAAAGCGAGAAATTAAATGATGTTAATCGTGCAATTAGTTTTGACAATTCAAGGAAAGAAATTGTTTATAAAATATTTGAAGAACTCAAATTGACGAAGCACTAA
- a CDS encoding transposase, translated as MTENSDPYENAIAERVNGILKDEFDIAEGFINHIQAVKEINYAINTYNSFRPHFSCEMMTPDQAHANGKYELKKWGGRRKYNKAKSAETERLF; from the coding sequence ATGACAGAGAATTCTGATCCTTATGAAAATGCAATTGCTGAACGTGTGAATGGAATCCTAAAAGACGAATTTGATATTGCTGAAGGTTTTATTAATCACATTCAGGCTGTGAAAGAAATTAACTACGCGATTAACACGTATAACAGCTTTAGGCCGCACTTCAGCTGCGAAATGATGACACCTGACCAAGCTCACGCAAATGGTAAATACGAGCTTAAAAAATGGGGAGGTCGCAGAAAATACAACAAAGCTAAAAGCGCAGAAACGGAAAGGTTATTCTGA
- a CDS encoding IS1595 family transposase produces the protein MSHNKTFNSILQFQKNFDTDSKCRLFLEQQRWNGTPTCPFCACANATRIKDGKRFQCNEKECRKQFSVTVGTIYENTKIPLTKWFLAQYILSNHSKGISSLQLASWLDVTQKTAWFLNHRIRVMLTEKEPIVLNGIVEVDETYVGGKVSNKHVSKRKNIETLNNKTMVFGAVDRRSGKVVTKIVDNTKSVTLIGAIRETIEQGSVMVTDENRAYKQLNENEYLHATVNHSAKEYVRDLAHTNTIEGFWSILKRQINGIHHSISPKHLQRYCNEAAYRYNSRKITQDARFTNAVSNCEGRLTYNTLTR, from the coding sequence ATGTCACACAATAAAACCTTTAACTCTATTTTACAATTTCAAAAAAATTTTGATACAGATTCTAAATGTAGATTGTTCTTAGAGCAACAAAGATGGAACGGAACACCAACCTGTCCATTTTGCGCATGTGCTAATGCAACACGTATTAAGGATGGTAAACGTTTCCAATGCAACGAAAAAGAATGCAGAAAGCAATTCTCGGTAACTGTTGGTACTATTTACGAAAACACAAAGATTCCTTTAACTAAATGGTTTTTGGCTCAATATATTTTATCTAATCATTCAAAAGGTATCAGCTCTTTACAGCTGGCAAGTTGGTTGGATGTAACCCAAAAAACAGCATGGTTTTTAAACCATAGAATTAGAGTAATGCTGACAGAAAAAGAACCTATTGTATTGAACGGTATTGTAGAAGTTGACGAAACTTATGTTGGTGGAAAGGTATCAAACAAACACGTTAGTAAACGCAAAAATATTGAAACCTTAAACAATAAAACTATGGTATTCGGAGCAGTTGATAGAAGGTCGGGAAAGGTGGTTACAAAGATAGTTGATAACACCAAATCGGTAACTCTAATCGGTGCAATTCGTGAAACTATTGAACAAGGTAGTGTTATGGTAACAGATGAAAACAGAGCCTACAAACAACTGAATGAAAATGAATATTTACACGCAACTGTAAACCACAGCGCAAAGGAATATGTAAGGGATTTAGCGCATACAAATACTATTGAAGGCTTTTGGTCAATCCTGAAAAGACAAATAAACGGAATACATCACAGCATTAGTCCAAAGCATTTGCAGCGATATTGCAATGAAGCTGCTTATAGATACAATTCAAGAAAAATAACGCAAGACGCTCGTTTTACAAACGCTGTGAGTAATTGTGAAGGTAGACTAACTTATAACACTTTAACTAGATAA
- a CDS encoding helix-turn-helix transcriptional regulator: MTEKEFLIKMGIEITVARIRKGLVLTEVSKITGMPQGNLSRMETGKLSVRVSTLKILADCYGVPVKDFFNFAQ; encoded by the coding sequence ATGACTGAAAAGGAGTTTTTAATAAAAATGGGTATTGAAATAACAGTTGCCCGAATTAGAAAAGGATTGGTATTAACGGAGGTTTCTAAAATAACAGGAATGCCACAGGGCAATTTATCCCGAATGGAAACAGGAAAATTATCTGTTAGAGTTTCGACATTAAAAATACTAGCGGATTGCTATGGTGTACCTGTAAAGGATTTTTTTAACTTTGCGCAATGA
- a CDS encoding CfrBI family restriction endonuclease: protein MTLTDQVVKNIIKRLIKGEDYRIEVVALINAEFLQFAIDFFKKVIEAKFANKDVTVDWYKQTFLNRNLSSEEIAINSGLNKKTITNMYNSASKEIVIDASNEHYDVLYQSISNLIENQPDIDLTLTIKFRGVSVELNINESLIVINTLAVKRSALRGGLWSTAGKRVEKYLMSTLCKVFSVPFEHFDQSKIPASMREVDFYLINGNTYSRCEVKMMGRGNPESADAIFARESNVFVADKLSDLNKQQADLLKVKWVELRDENGYKRFAKVLQQLEIPYKDFNGNLDSHLDKILSELLDK from the coding sequence ATGACATTAACTGACCAGGTTGTAAAGAATATAATAAAGCGTCTTATCAAAGGAGAAGATTATAGAATAGAAGTTGTAGCACTGATAAATGCTGAGTTCTTGCAGTTCGCAATTGACTTTTTCAAAAAAGTAATTGAAGCAAAATTCGCCAATAAGGATGTAACTGTTGACTGGTATAAACAAACATTTTTAAACCGCAATTTAAGTTCTGAAGAAATTGCCATCAATTCAGGATTAAATAAGAAGACAATTACGAATATGTATAATTCAGCTTCAAAAGAAATCGTAATTGATGCTTCAAATGAACATTACGATGTTCTTTATCAATCAATAAGTAATCTTATTGAAAATCAGCCAGACATTGATTTAACTTTAACAATAAAATTTAGAGGCGTTAGTGTAGAACTTAATATCAACGAAAGCCTTATCGTAATAAATACTCTTGCCGTAAAGCGTTCTGCGCTTCGCGGTGGACTTTGGAGTACAGCAGGAAAGAGAGTTGAAAAGTATTTGATGTCAACACTTTGTAAGGTATTTAGTGTTCCATTTGAACATTTTGACCAAAGCAAAATCCCTGCAAGCATGAGAGAAGTCGACTTTTATTTAATTAATGGCAATACGTATTCGAGATGTGAAGTTAAAATGATGGGGCGAGGAAATCCTGAAAGTGCTGACGCAATATTTGCAAGGGAAAGCAATGTTTTTGTTGCGGACAAACTTTCTGATTTAAATAAACAACAAGCTGATTTACTAAAAGTCAAATGGGTTGAACTTCGTGACGAAAACGGATATAAACGCTTCGCGAAAGTTTTGCAACAACTTGAAATTCCGTATAAAGACTTTAACGGAAATTTAGATTCACATTTAGACAAAATATTAAGTGAATTACTTGACAAATAA
- a CDS encoding HigA family addiction module antidote protein, whose protein sequence is MKKLKNIHPGEILKEEFLMPLEISAYRLSLDIGIPQTRVSAILKGNRRITADTALRLSKYFGNSAKFWLGLQDDFDIEEENNQKKAELNSIKQCTRIAS, encoded by the coding sequence ATGAAAAAACTAAAGAACATTCACCCAGGAGAAATTCTTAAAGAAGAGTTTTTAATGCCACTTGAAATTAGTGCTTATAGACTTTCCTTAGACATCGGAATTCCACAAACTCGTGTTTCAGCAATCTTGAAAGGAAACAGAAGAATTACAGCAGACACCGCACTTAGACTTTCTAAATATTTTGGAAATTCTGCAAAATTCTGGCTTGGACTTCAAGACGATTTTGACATTGAAGAAGAAAATAATCAGAAGAAAGCAGAACTAAATTCGATAAAACAATGCACTCGCATCGCCTCATAA
- a CDS encoding DDE-type integrase/transposase/recombinase encodes MKKIEKLQEQRAVILDLIKPVRKKMHRIGTIKIYDIIKNDMTENNIKMGRDKLFDFLRFERMLVPKKKNYTKTTNSFHRFRKYKNIVKDIVVKRPEQVWVSDITYIKTETKFEYLNLITDYYSKRIVGYYLSDNLKTEGTLKALEMAIKSRKYPNRKLIHHSDRGFQYCSHLHTDAH; translated from the coding sequence TTGAAGAAAATTGAAAAGCTCCAAGAACAAAGAGCTGTAATACTCGATTTAATCAAGCCGGTTCGTAAAAAAATGCATCGAATAGGAACTATTAAAATCTATGACATAATTAAAAACGATATGACTGAAAATAATATTAAAATGGGGCGTGACAAGCTTTTTGACTTTCTTAGATTTGAAAGAATGCTTGTGCCTAAAAAGAAGAATTATACCAAGACAACCAACTCCTTCCATCGATTCCGTAAATACAAAAATATTGTCAAAGACATCGTTGTCAAAAGACCTGAGCAAGTTTGGGTGAGTGATATAACCTACATAAAAACAGAAACCAAGTTTGAATATTTAAATCTCATTACAGACTATTATTCAAAACGGATTGTGGGCTATTATCTTTCCGACAACTTAAAGACTGAAGGAACTTTAAAAGCGCTTGAAATGGCTATCAAATCCAGAAAATATCCTAATCGAAAACTCATTCATCACTCGGATAGAGGCTTTCAATACTGCTCCCATTTACACACAGATGCTCATTGA
- a CDS encoding helix-turn-helix domain-containing protein codes for MLLKKIVDLVSNGRISKNAAAKKYNVSRSSLDYWMNKFSTLEEKKRL; via the coding sequence ATGCTCTTAAAAAAGATTGTTGACCTTGTTTCTAATGGTCGTATATCCAAAAATGCTGCTGCTAAAAAGTACAACGTTTCGCGTTCAAGCCTTGATTATTGGATGAATAAATTTAGTACTTTAGAGGAAAAGAAACGACTATGA
- a CDS encoding transposase: MQKWIKAELGSLTDLIYCFEHTGWYCILLGHFLHEQGMNYSCINPIELKRSIGFKRGKSDKTDSYEIARFAWLRRDELKTSIPLPIKLLELQRLMSVREQLVKQSTSLKNLEKGLLVTIEKITGDIGLKTVRQSIKQLEQQIQKIEKAMESLIASEPKMKSNYKLTKSVKGVGRILAIQMLLHTHNYSRFEEWRQFSAYCGLVPYPYQSGTSIHGRKKFMQSAILK, translated from the coding sequence ATGCAAAAATGGATTAAAGCTGAGTTGGGAAGTTTAACTGATCTCATTTATTGTTTTGAACATACCGGCTGGTATTGTATTTTGCTTGGCCATTTTTTACATGAACAAGGGATGAATTACAGCTGCATTAATCCGATAGAACTAAAGCGTTCTATTGGCTTTAAAAGGGGTAAGTCCGACAAAACAGATTCCTATGAGATTGCAAGATTTGCCTGGTTAAGAAGAGATGAGTTAAAAACCTCCATTCCACTTCCGATCAAATTACTAGAACTACAAAGGCTCATGAGTGTTCGAGAGCAACTTGTAAAACAAAGCACCTCACTAAAAAACTTAGAGAAGGGATTGTTGGTGACCATTGAAAAAATCACGGGAGATATTGGGTTAAAAACTGTTCGACAGTCCATAAAACAGCTAGAGCAACAAATACAAAAAATAGAAAAAGCTATGGAATCATTGATAGCAAGTGAACCTAAAATGAAGAGTAATTACAAATTGACCAAAAGTGTAAAAGGAGTAGGTCGAATCCTAGCAATACAAATGCTTTTACATACACACAACTATTCCAGATTTGAAGAATGGCGGCAGTTTTCAGCATATTGTGGTTTGGTTCCCTATCCCTATCAATCAGGAACAAGTATACATGGAAGGAAAAAATTCATGCAATCAGCGATATTAAAATGA